The genomic region GCTGGACGCGCTGCCGGCCGAGCTGCCGCCGGCGTACTCCCTCTCGCGCTGGCTGATCGACGCGGCCGCCGCCCGGGCGCGGCGCTGAGCCCGCGCGGCGACCGGATCGCCCGGCTGCCGCCGGGACCCGGTCAGAGGCCGAGCAGGGTACGCAGGTGGCGCGGGGGCGGGCAGTCGTGGGCGAGCATCGCGTCGTGCCAGTCCCGCACCGGCACGTCCGCCGGCCGGGCCGCGGCGATCTCGGCGACCTCGCTGTAGCCCACGAAGTACGTGGAGAGCTGGGTCGAGGTGAGCAGCGCCCGGCGCCACTTGCCGGCCGCCTCGCCCTCCTCCTGGAACCCGCGCCCGCTCATCAGCGCCATCGCCTCGGCCTCGGGCAGCTCCTCGCAGTGCACGAGCTGGTCCAGCAGCGCGTTGATGGTCATCCGCAGCTGCATCTTGAGCTGCTGCAACCGCACCGGCAGGCCACCAAAGCCGAGCCCGGCCATCAGCTCCTCGGCGTAGACCGCCCAGCCCTCGATGAACGGGCCGGACTCGGCCAGCGCGCGTACCCGGGTCGCCCCGCGGTACCGGCGGGCGTGCGCGAGCTGGAGGAAGTGCCCCGGCATCGCCTCGTGCACGGTCAGGTTGCGGATCATGTGGTCGTTGTACTCGCGGTAGAACGACTCCACCCGCTGCGCCGGCCAGTCCGCCGGGGTGGGTGCGATGCAGTAGAACGTCGGCACGTCCGCGGTCTCCAACGGGCCGGGTGAGTCGCAGTAGGCGACCGCCACGCCCCGGGCGAACTCGGGCATCTCCTGGATCACGCAGGGGTCGCCGACCAGGGTGACCAGGTCGTGGGCACGCACGAAGTCAGTCGCCTCGTCCAGGGTCACGCCCGCCAGGTCGACGATGGTGTGGTCGTCCGGGTGCTCGGCGGCGAGCAGGTCCAACGCCCGCCGTACGGTCTCGTCGTCGGCCGGACCGCCGACCAGCTCGACCGCCGCCTCCCGGATCTCCTCGGTGACCCGGTCCAGGTTGGCCCACGCGCGCCGACGGATCTCCGTGGCGCCCAGCTCGGTGTCGAGGGTGTGCCAGAGCCGCGCCTCCCAGAGCCGCCGGCCCAGTCGCGGATCGCGGCCCGGGCCGGCGTCGGCCGCCAGACCGGCGCGCAACCAGGCGACGAACTCCTCGATCGCCGCGATCGCGGCGGTGGCGGCGGGCTCGACGTGGCCGTGCAGCTCGGGGGCCTGGGCGAGCAGCAGCGGCACCTCGTCGCGGATCAGGGCGGCCGTGCCGGTGAACTGGCCGACCGCCGTCTCGGCGTGGATGCGGGGCATGTCACGCAGCGTGCCGCGGGCGATCGCCAGCGCGTCCGGCACGGCGGCCAGCCGCCCGGCCAGCTGGGTCAGCCGGACGTCCGCCGGGGCGTACGGGCGGGCGACCAGCGCGTGCAGCAGGGGGCCCGGGTT from Micromonospora sp. WMMD812 harbors:
- a CDS encoding DUF885 domain-containing protein, whose protein sequence is MESFAPLAEWIVEALLESRPGLATSAGDHRFDDRLPDFSPDARVADRAMLTDAANALSELDAESLEIEEQVDHALLSALVDRELFELTEIRAYEWDPLQHNPGPLLHALVARPYAPADVRLTQLAGRLAAVPDALAIARGTLRDMPRIHAETAVGQFTGTAALIRDEVPLLLAQAPELHGHVEPAATAAIAAIEEFVAWLRAGLAADAGPGRDPRLGRRLWEARLWHTLDTELGATEIRRRAWANLDRVTEEIREAAVELVGGPADDETVRRALDLLAAEHPDDHTIVDLAGVTLDEATDFVRAHDLVTLVGDPCVIQEMPEFARGVAVAYCDSPGPLETADVPTFYCIAPTPADWPAQRVESFYREYNDHMIRNLTVHEAMPGHFLQLAHARRYRGATRVRALAESGPFIEGWAVYAEELMAGLGFGGLPVRLQQLKMQLRMTINALLDQLVHCEELPEAEAMALMSGRGFQEEGEAAGKWRRALLTSTQLSTYFVGYSEVAEIAAARPADVPVRDWHDAMLAHDCPPPRHLRTLLGL